One Equus asinus isolate D_3611 breed Donkey chromosome 26, EquAss-T2T_v2, whole genome shotgun sequence genomic window carries:
- the AURKC gene encoding aurora kinase C isoform X4, producing the protein MSLPEAVMKSGSVRPAVPTAGQSQPGFPTVHPNILRLYNYFHDARRVYLILEYAPRGELYKELQKSHTLDEQRTATIMEELADALTYCHEKKVIHRDIKPENLLLGFRGEVKIADFGWSVHTPSLRRKTMCGTLDYLPPEMIEGRTYNEKVDLWCIGVLCYELLVGNPPFESNSHNETYRRILKVDVRFPPSIPSGAKDLISKLLRYQPLERLPLDQILEHPWVRAHSRRVLPPSAQMAS; encoded by the exons ATGAGTCTCCCAGAAGCTGTGATGAAGTCGGGCAGTGTTCGGCCCGCAG taCCTACAGCAGGCCAAAGTCAACCCGGCTTCCCAACCGT ACACCCAAATATCCTACGCCTGTACAACTACTTCCATGATGCACGCCGAGTGTACCTGATTCTGGAATATGCTCCAAGGGGTGAGCTCTACAAGGAGCTGCAAAAGAGCCACACATTAGATGAACAGCGTACGGCCACG ATAATGGAGGAGTTGGCAGATGCTCTGACCTACTGCCATGAGAAGAAGGTGATTCACAGGGATATTAAGCCCGAGAACCTGCTGCTGGGGTTCAGAGGTGAGGTGAAGATTGCAGACTTTGGCTGGTCTGTGCACACCCCCTCTCTGAG GAGAAAGACAATGTGTGGAACTCTGGACTATTTGCCCCCAGAAATGATCGAGGGGAGAACATACAATGAGAAGGTGGATCTATGGTGCATTGGGGTGCTCTGCTACGAGCTGCTGGTGGGAAATCCGCCCTTTGAGAGCAACTCCCACAATGAGACCTACAGACGCATCCTCAAG GTAGATGTAAGGTTTCCCCCATCAATACCTTCAGGGGCCAAGGATTTGATCTCCAAGCTTCTCAGATACCAGCCCTTGGAGCGGCTGCCCTTGGACCAGATCCTGGAGCATCCCTGGGTCCGGGCCCACTCCCGGAGGGTGCTGCCTCCATCTGCTCAGATGGCTTCCTGA
- the AURKC gene encoding aurora kinase C isoform X2 — translation MGEATSRRVSGDTGTRFGEPNRGDPQDPPDRDTQFRRAQEGVPSPSSLLMSLPEAVMKSGSVRPAVPTAGQSQPGFPTVHPNILRLYNYFHDARRVYLILEYAPRGELYKELQKSHTLDEQRTATIMEELADALTYCHEKKVIHRDIKPENLLLGFRGEVKIADFGWSVHTPSLRRKTMCGTLDYLPPEMIEGRTYNEKVDLWCIGVLCYELLVGNPPFESNSHNETYRRILKVDVRFPPSIPSGAKDLISKLLRYQPLERLPLDQILEHPWVRAHSRRVLPPSAQMAS, via the exons ATGGGGGAGGCCACAAGCCGCAGGGTGTCGGGGGATACAGGCACACGTTTCGGGGAGCCGAACCGCGGGGACCCTCAG GATCCCCCGGACCGGGACACGCAGTTCCGCAGGGCTCAGGAAGGCGTCCCCTCTCCGTCTTCTCTTCTCATGAGTCTCCCAGAAGCTGTGATGAAGTCGGGCAGTGTTCGGCCCGCAG taCCTACAGCAGGCCAAAGTCAACCCGGCTTCCCAACCGT ACACCCAAATATCCTACGCCTGTACAACTACTTCCATGATGCACGCCGAGTGTACCTGATTCTGGAATATGCTCCAAGGGGTGAGCTCTACAAGGAGCTGCAAAAGAGCCACACATTAGATGAACAGCGTACGGCCACG ATAATGGAGGAGTTGGCAGATGCTCTGACCTACTGCCATGAGAAGAAGGTGATTCACAGGGATATTAAGCCCGAGAACCTGCTGCTGGGGTTCAGAGGTGAGGTGAAGATTGCAGACTTTGGCTGGTCTGTGCACACCCCCTCTCTGAG GAGAAAGACAATGTGTGGAACTCTGGACTATTTGCCCCCAGAAATGATCGAGGGGAGAACATACAATGAGAAGGTGGATCTATGGTGCATTGGGGTGCTCTGCTACGAGCTGCTGGTGGGAAATCCGCCCTTTGAGAGCAACTCCCACAATGAGACCTACAGACGCATCCTCAAG GTAGATGTAAGGTTTCCCCCATCAATACCTTCAGGGGCCAAGGATTTGATCTCCAAGCTTCTCAGATACCAGCCCTTGGAGCGGCTGCCCTTGGACCAGATCCTGGAGCATCCCTGGGTCCGGGCCCACTCCCGGAGGGTGCTGCCTCCATCTGCTCAGATGGCTTCCTGA
- the AURKC gene encoding aurora kinase C isoform X3, protein MSLPEAVMKSGSVRPAVPTAGQSQPGFPTVRHLTIDDFEIGRPLGKGKFGNVYLARLKESHFIVALKVLFKSQIEKEGLEHQLRREIEIQAHLQHPNILRLYNYFHDARRVYLILEYAPRGELYKELQKSHTLDEQRTATIMEELADALTYCHEKKVIHRDIKPENLLLGFRGEVKIADFGWSVHTPSLRRKTMCGTLDYLPPEMIEGRTYNEKVDLWCIGVLCYELLVGNPPFESNSHNETYRRILKVDVRFPPSIPSGAKDLISKLLRYQPLERLPLDQILEHPWVRAHSRRVLPPSAQMAS, encoded by the exons ATGAGTCTCCCAGAAGCTGTGATGAAGTCGGGCAGTGTTCGGCCCGCAG taCCTACAGCAGGCCAAAGTCAACCCGGCTTCCCAACCGT GCGGCATCTCACAATTGATGACTTTGAAATCGGGCGTCCTCTGGGCAAGGGAAAATTTGGGAATGTGTACCTGGCTCGGCTCAAGGAAAGCCATTTCATTGTTGCTCTGAAAGTCCTCTTTAAGTCCCAGATAGAGAAGGAAGGACTGGAACACCAGCTGCGCAGGGAAATTGAAATCCAGGCGCATCTACA ACACCCAAATATCCTACGCCTGTACAACTACTTCCATGATGCACGCCGAGTGTACCTGATTCTGGAATATGCTCCAAGGGGTGAGCTCTACAAGGAGCTGCAAAAGAGCCACACATTAGATGAACAGCGTACGGCCACG ATAATGGAGGAGTTGGCAGATGCTCTGACCTACTGCCATGAGAAGAAGGTGATTCACAGGGATATTAAGCCCGAGAACCTGCTGCTGGGGTTCAGAGGTGAGGTGAAGATTGCAGACTTTGGCTGGTCTGTGCACACCCCCTCTCTGAG GAGAAAGACAATGTGTGGAACTCTGGACTATTTGCCCCCAGAAATGATCGAGGGGAGAACATACAATGAGAAGGTGGATCTATGGTGCATTGGGGTGCTCTGCTACGAGCTGCTGGTGGGAAATCCGCCCTTTGAGAGCAACTCCCACAATGAGACCTACAGACGCATCCTCAAG GTAGATGTAAGGTTTCCCCCATCAATACCTTCAGGGGCCAAGGATTTGATCTCCAAGCTTCTCAGATACCAGCCCTTGGAGCGGCTGCCCTTGGACCAGATCCTGGAGCATCCCTGGGTCCGGGCCCACTCCCGGAGGGTGCTGCCTCCATCTGCTCAGATGGCTTCCTGA
- the AURKC gene encoding aurora kinase C isoform X1, producing the protein MGEATSRRVSGDTGTRFGEPNRGDPQDPPDRDTQFRRAQEGVPSPSSLLMSLPEAVMKSGSVRPAVPTAGQSQPGFPTVRHLTIDDFEIGRPLGKGKFGNVYLARLKESHFIVALKVLFKSQIEKEGLEHQLRREIEIQAHLQHPNILRLYNYFHDARRVYLILEYAPRGELYKELQKSHTLDEQRTATIMEELADALTYCHEKKVIHRDIKPENLLLGFRGEVKIADFGWSVHTPSLRRKTMCGTLDYLPPEMIEGRTYNEKVDLWCIGVLCYELLVGNPPFESNSHNETYRRILKVDVRFPPSIPSGAKDLISKLLRYQPLERLPLDQILEHPWVRAHSRRVLPPSAQMAS; encoded by the exons ATGGGGGAGGCCACAAGCCGCAGGGTGTCGGGGGATACAGGCACACGTTTCGGGGAGCCGAACCGCGGGGACCCTCAG GATCCCCCGGACCGGGACACGCAGTTCCGCAGGGCTCAGGAAGGCGTCCCCTCTCCGTCTTCTCTTCTCATGAGTCTCCCAGAAGCTGTGATGAAGTCGGGCAGTGTTCGGCCCGCAG taCCTACAGCAGGCCAAAGTCAACCCGGCTTCCCAACCGT GCGGCATCTCACAATTGATGACTTTGAAATCGGGCGTCCTCTGGGCAAGGGAAAATTTGGGAATGTGTACCTGGCTCGGCTCAAGGAAAGCCATTTCATTGTTGCTCTGAAAGTCCTCTTTAAGTCCCAGATAGAGAAGGAAGGACTGGAACACCAGCTGCGCAGGGAAATTGAAATCCAGGCGCATCTACA ACACCCAAATATCCTACGCCTGTACAACTACTTCCATGATGCACGCCGAGTGTACCTGATTCTGGAATATGCTCCAAGGGGTGAGCTCTACAAGGAGCTGCAAAAGAGCCACACATTAGATGAACAGCGTACGGCCACG ATAATGGAGGAGTTGGCAGATGCTCTGACCTACTGCCATGAGAAGAAGGTGATTCACAGGGATATTAAGCCCGAGAACCTGCTGCTGGGGTTCAGAGGTGAGGTGAAGATTGCAGACTTTGGCTGGTCTGTGCACACCCCCTCTCTGAG GAGAAAGACAATGTGTGGAACTCTGGACTATTTGCCCCCAGAAATGATCGAGGGGAGAACATACAATGAGAAGGTGGATCTATGGTGCATTGGGGTGCTCTGCTACGAGCTGCTGGTGGGAAATCCGCCCTTTGAGAGCAACTCCCACAATGAGACCTACAGACGCATCCTCAAG GTAGATGTAAGGTTTCCCCCATCAATACCTTCAGGGGCCAAGGATTTGATCTCCAAGCTTCTCAGATACCAGCCCTTGGAGCGGCTGCCCTTGGACCAGATCCTGGAGCATCCCTGGGTCCGGGCCCACTCCCGGAGGGTGCTGCCTCCATCTGCTCAGATGGCTTCCTGA